One region of Zingiber officinale cultivar Zhangliang chromosome 7B, Zo_v1.1, whole genome shotgun sequence genomic DNA includes:
- the LOC122004409 gene encoding heme oxygenase 1, chloroplastic-like encodes MKLHTKDQAKEGKKESKSPPVAKWEPSIEGYLRFLVDIKIVYDTLEMIIQKAAYPWYAEFRSTGLERSEKLAKDLKWFKDQGHTIPEPSSPGVSYSQHLEELSQKDPQAFICHFYNIYFTHSAGGRMIGKKGDSIQILLDHPWRFNAT; translated from the exons ATGAAGCTGCACACCAAGGATCAGGCGAAGGAAGGCAAGAAGGAGTCTAAATCGCCGCCCGTCGCTAAGTGGGAACCGTCCATCGAGGGCTACCTCCGTTTTCTAGTCGACATCAAGATCGTTTATGATACCCTCGAAATGATCATCCAGAAGGCCGCCTATCCCTGGT ATGCTGAGTTCAGGAGTACTGGCTTGGAAAGGTCTGAAAAATTAGCTAAAGATCTAAAATGGTTCAAGGACCAAGGGCATACCATTCCCGAGCCTTCTTCTCCTGGTGTTTCTTATTCCCAGCATCTCGAGGAGCTATCTCAAAAGGATCCTCAAGCTTTCATCTGCCACTTTTACAATATATACTTTACTCATAGTGCTGGTGGGCGAATGATTGGCAAAAAG ggagattccatccaaaTTTTGCTCGACCATCCATGGAGGTTCAATgcaacttga